One genomic region from Vitis riparia cultivar Riparia Gloire de Montpellier isolate 1030 chromosome 17, EGFV_Vit.rip_1.0, whole genome shotgun sequence encodes:
- the LOC117905080 gene encoding FKBP12-interacting protein of 37 kDa isoform X2, producing the protein MSMASLPHIDDDDDFGGDFSGGHNGRRSGNKRGFGDLEDDEDDIFSNKKGSFKLEETAPGVATGMILSLRESLQNCKDTLATCQTELEAARSEIQKWHSSFQNDSFIPAGTSLEPKLVVNYLQTLKSSEESLREQLEKAKKKEAAFIVTFAKREQEIAELKSAVRDLKAQLKPPSMQARRLLLDPAIHEEFTRLKNLVEEKEKKVKELQDNVAAVNFTPQSKMGKMLMAKCRTLQEENEEIGNIASEGKMHELTMKLALQKSQNAELRSQFEGQWTVQTYGGTDQ; encoded by the exons ATGTCCATGGCTTCTCTCCCCCACATCGATGAT GATGATGATTTCGGAGGCGATTTCTCTGGAGGCCACAATGGCAGGCGTtcag GGAATAAGAGAGGTTTTGGAGATCTTGAGGATGACGAAGACGATATTTTTAGCAACAAGAAG GGAAGCTTCAAACTTGAAGAAACTGCTCCTGGAGTTGCGACAGGAATGATTTTGTCTCTCCGTGAGAG TCTTCAAAACTGTAAGGATACTCTAGCAACATGCCAA ACGGAGCTTGAAGCTGCAAGGTCAGAGATTCAAAAGTGGCATTCTTCATTTCAGAATGATTCCTTCATACCAGCAGGCACATCTCTTG AACCTAAACTAGTGGTCAACTATCTTCAGACTCTGAAATCCTCTGAAGAGTCATTGAGAGAACAG ctagaaaaagcaaagaaaaaggaagctgCTTTCATTGTAACATTTGCTAAACGGGAGCAGGAGATTGCAGAATTGAAg TCTGCAGTCCGGGATTTGAAAGCACAACTGAAGCCACCATCAATGCAg GCAAGGAGGTTATTACTAGATCCAGCAATTCATGAAGAGTTCACACGTTTAAAG AATTTGGTtgaggagaaggaaaaaaaagtgaaggagtTGCAGGATAATGTTGCTGCTGTCAATTTTACTCCACAAAGCAAGATGGGGAAGATGCTAATGGCAAAATGCCGAACCCTGCAggaggaaaatgaggaaattgGAAATATAGCTTCTGAGGGAAAG ATGCATGAATTAACAATGAAACTTGCTTtgcaaaaatctcaaaatgcaGAGCTCAGAAGTCAATTTGAAGGTCAGTG GACTGTACAAACATATGGAGGGACTGACCAATGA
- the LOC117905080 gene encoding FKBP12-interacting protein of 37 kDa isoform X1: MSMASLPHIDDDDDFGGDFSGGHNGRRSGNKRGFGDLEDDEDDIFSNKKGSFKLEETAPGVATGMILSLRESLQNCKDTLATCQTELEAARSEIQKWHSSFQNDSFIPAGTSLEPKLVVNYLQTLKSSEESLREQLEKAKKKEAAFIVTFAKREQEIAELKSAVRDLKAQLKPPSMQARRLLLDPAIHEEFTRLKNLVEEKEKKVKELQDNVAAVNFTPQSKMGKMLMAKCRTLQEENEEIGNIASEGKMHELTMKLALQKSQNAELRSQFEGLYKHMEGLTNDVEKSNEMVLILQEQLEEKDSELKRLKEELEQKTQMEAENNDSASDKKVSDDATIPVEDGN, translated from the exons ATGTCCATGGCTTCTCTCCCCCACATCGATGAT GATGATGATTTCGGAGGCGATTTCTCTGGAGGCCACAATGGCAGGCGTtcag GGAATAAGAGAGGTTTTGGAGATCTTGAGGATGACGAAGACGATATTTTTAGCAACAAGAAG GGAAGCTTCAAACTTGAAGAAACTGCTCCTGGAGTTGCGACAGGAATGATTTTGTCTCTCCGTGAGAG TCTTCAAAACTGTAAGGATACTCTAGCAACATGCCAA ACGGAGCTTGAAGCTGCAAGGTCAGAGATTCAAAAGTGGCATTCTTCATTTCAGAATGATTCCTTCATACCAGCAGGCACATCTCTTG AACCTAAACTAGTGGTCAACTATCTTCAGACTCTGAAATCCTCTGAAGAGTCATTGAGAGAACAG ctagaaaaagcaaagaaaaaggaagctgCTTTCATTGTAACATTTGCTAAACGGGAGCAGGAGATTGCAGAATTGAAg TCTGCAGTCCGGGATTTGAAAGCACAACTGAAGCCACCATCAATGCAg GCAAGGAGGTTATTACTAGATCCAGCAATTCATGAAGAGTTCACACGTTTAAAG AATTTGGTtgaggagaaggaaaaaaaagtgaaggagtTGCAGGATAATGTTGCTGCTGTCAATTTTACTCCACAAAGCAAGATGGGGAAGATGCTAATGGCAAAATGCCGAACCCTGCAggaggaaaatgaggaaattgGAAATATAGCTTCTGAGGGAAAG ATGCATGAATTAACAATGAAACTTGCTTtgcaaaaatctcaaaatgcaGAGCTCAGAAGTCAATTTGAAG GACTGTACAAACATATGGAGGGACTGACCAATGATGTGGAAAAGTCAAACGAAATG GTGCTAATCTTGCAAGAGCAGTTAGAAGAGAAGGATTCGGAGCTCAAAAGGCTGAAGGAAGAGCTGGAGCAGAAGACGCAAATGGAAGCTGAAAATAATGATTCAGCTTCCGATAAGAAAGTTAGTGATGATGCAACGATACCTGTGGAAGATGGAAACTGA